A stretch of Pedosphaera parvula Ellin514 DNA encodes these proteins:
- a CDS encoding dipeptidase — translation MQKVTEYLRSNQARFIEDLCDYVRFPSVSAQPEHRKDLKACAEWLVKHCKGIGLETRLCTTEGNPIVVAKTPRKKGVRRPHYMVYGHYDVQPPEPFDLWKTPPFEPTIRGSSMFGRGASDNKGQNLAHLTAAEAYIKTGTELPCDLTFVIEGEEEVGSKSLAAFLVKNQAELTCDAVVISDTGIPAKQLPALTYALRGIAAFEIIIHGPSRDLHSGIFGGSVDNPAMALAQILAKLRDKNGRITIPGFYDDVAPLSTYERKQMARLPGSEKEFARFLGVPKLFGEKGFTANEQRMARPTFEINGLTSGYQGEGSKTIVPSWARVKITMRLVPNQNPGKIIKSFRSYLTKLCPPTVRMEIKSGHGAEPYIVSPTSSEAQAALRALKSAFGKEPVLMREGGSIPIVNQFKKYLRADTLLLGLALPDDNAHSPNEKFDLELFEKGQLMSAHLWQELPKK, via the coding sequence ATGCAAAAAGTAACCGAATATTTGCGCAGCAATCAGGCTCGCTTCATTGAGGACCTTTGCGATTACGTCCGCTTTCCCAGCGTCTCGGCCCAGCCCGAACATCGCAAGGATTTGAAAGCTTGCGCGGAGTGGCTGGTGAAACATTGCAAGGGCATTGGTTTGGAAACTCGCCTCTGCACTACGGAAGGCAATCCCATCGTAGTAGCAAAAACTCCTCGTAAAAAGGGTGTCAGGCGTCCTCACTACATGGTTTACGGTCACTACGATGTGCAACCGCCTGAACCATTTGATTTGTGGAAGACGCCGCCTTTCGAGCCGACCATCCGGGGCAGTTCGATGTTCGGACGCGGGGCGAGCGATAACAAGGGACAAAATCTTGCTCACCTCACAGCTGCGGAAGCTTATATCAAGACCGGCACAGAATTGCCTTGCGATCTGACTTTCGTGATTGAAGGCGAGGAAGAAGTTGGCAGCAAAAGTCTCGCTGCGTTCCTGGTGAAAAATCAGGCCGAGCTCACCTGCGATGCGGTCGTGATTTCAGATACCGGAATTCCCGCGAAACAACTCCCTGCCCTTACCTACGCGTTGCGTGGCATTGCCGCTTTCGAAATCATCATTCACGGTCCCTCGCGCGATTTGCATTCCGGGATTTTCGGCGGTTCGGTGGATAATCCTGCAATGGCATTGGCTCAAATTCTGGCCAAGCTTCGCGACAAGAACGGTCGCATCACCATTCCGGGCTTTTACGATGACGTAGCGCCACTTTCCACCTACGAACGGAAGCAGATGGCCCGGCTGCCTGGATCGGAAAAGGAATTCGCCAGGTTTCTTGGAGTACCAAAGCTTTTTGGTGAAAAGGGATTTACAGCCAATGAGCAACGCATGGCCCGGCCGACATTCGAAATCAACGGTCTTACCAGCGGTTATCAAGGCGAAGGGAGCAAAACGATTGTTCCGTCGTGGGCTCGTGTGAAGATTACGATGCGGCTCGTGCCAAATCAAAACCCCGGCAAGATCATCAAATCTTTCAGATCCTATCTTACAAAGCTTTGTCCGCCCACCGTACGGATGGAGATTAAATCGGGTCACGGCGCGGAACCCTATATCGTCTCTCCCACCAGCAGTGAAGCGCAGGCGGCATTGCGCGCTCTCAAATCAGCATTTGGAAAGGAGCCCGTGTTGATGCGCGAAGGCGGATCGATTCCGATCGTCAATCAATTCAAGAAGTATCTCAGGGCGGACACTTTATTGTTGGGCCTGGCATTGCCGGATGACAATGCTCATTCACCGAATGAGAAGTTTGATCTGGAGCTCTTCGAAAAAGGACAGTTAATGAGCGCGCATCTTTGGCAGGAATTGCCGAAGAAGTAA
- a CDS encoding Maf family protein, translating to MNLPQLILASASPRRSELLRQLDVEFEVIPSDAIELHNEQLTAGELCRVNAYRKARPISKRFPDAIVMGADTLVYLGNQLFGKPKNRDEAHGMLQALQGETHLVVTGVCLMHLRSHRHRVFAETTQVTFRSLNDAQIAEYLNAINPLDKAGAYAIQEHGEKIVEQISGSFTNVVGLPLEHLREELSLWEIALGTL from the coding sequence ATGAACTTGCCCCAACTCATTTTGGCTTCGGCTTCGCCAAGACGGTCGGAGTTGTTGCGCCAACTGGACGTGGAATTCGAGGTGATTCCCAGTGACGCCATCGAACTGCACAACGAGCAACTCACGGCTGGAGAACTTTGCCGCGTCAACGCATACCGCAAGGCCCGCCCCATATCGAAGCGGTTTCCTGACGCCATTGTGATGGGGGCGGACACTCTCGTCTATTTGGGCAACCAACTATTCGGTAAGCCGAAAAATAGGGATGAAGCTCATGGAATGTTGCAGGCACTCCAAGGCGAAACCCATCTCGTCGTCACCGGTGTCTGCCTGATGCATTTGCGCAGTCATCGACATCGCGTGTTTGCGGAGACGACCCAGGTCACATTTCGGTCCCTAAACGATGCTCAAATAGCGGAGTATCTCAATGCCATCAATCCCCTCGACAAGGCTGGCGCTTATGCCATCCAGGAACATGGTGAGAAGATCGTAGAGCAAATCTCCGGGTCTTTTACCAACGTCGTAGGCTTGCCCCTCGAGCATCTGCGGGAGGAGCTTTCGTTGTGGGAGATTGCACTCGGCACACTTTGA